From one uncultured Paludibacter sp. genomic stretch:
- the ftsZ gene encoding Cell division protein FtsZ gives MDILNDNLPLDLPIANTSYIKVIGVGGGGGNAVNHMYTKGITDVSFVVCNTDNQDLERSPVPIKIQLGKTITQGXGAGSRPEVARRAAEESISEIKRMLSENTRMVFITAGMGGGTGTGASPIVAKAAHDLGILTVGIVTIPFAFEGNKKIRQALEGVLALSEHVDAILVINNEKLKKIFPDLNLSNAFAKADDVLANAAKAIAEIITIPGYINIDFADVNTTMKDGKVAIMNTGFSSGENRITKAIEDALISPLLNTTDVSGAKKVXLSLYCSHEXAIRMEEITQIHEFMAKVGSDIEVIWGAAFDDSLEDQVKVTLIATGFDVKDIPGMPLSILKKTESEEEMTDEDDXETENEPTEEEMAKNAEINKAMGELYGEDVVKKENXEPELPMEDLFSVNEEKKDDGLPVVDIFDLEDEENLKNIEKIPTWKRFMKK, from the coding sequence ATGGATATTTTAAATGATAATTTACCGCTCGATTTACCGATAGCAAACACATCATACATCAAAGTAATTGGTGTGGGAGGTGGTGGCGGCAATGCCGTTAATCATATGTACACCAAAGGAATTACCGATGTTTCTTTTGTTGTGTGCAACACCGATAATCAAGATTTGGAACGCTCGCCTGTGCCAATTAAAATTCAACTTGGGAAAACAATTACACAAGGTTTNGGAGCCGGTTCACGTCCCGAAGTAGCACGACGTGCCGCTGAAGAATCCATTTCTGAAATAAAAAGAATGCTTTCGGAAAACACGCGTATGGTATTTATCACAGCGGGAATGGGAGGAGGAACAGGTACGGGAGCTTCGCCTATTGTTGCCAAAGCGGCGCACGATTTAGGCATTCTTACGGTCGGCATCGTTACAATTCCGTTTGCATTTGAAGGNAATAAAAAAATTCGTCAAGCGCTGGAAGGAGTTCTGGCATTAAGCGAACACGTTGATGCAATTTTGGTAATTAATAACGAAAAACTGAAAAAAATCTTCCCGGACTTGAATCTCTCCAACGCATTTGCAAAAGCGGACGACGTTCTTGCCAACGCGGCAAAAGCCATTGCGGAAATCATTACCATTCCGGGCTATATAAACATTGACTTTGCCGATGTAAATACTACGATGAAAGATGGAAAAGTTGCCATAATGAACACCGGCTTTTCATCGGGCGAAAATCGTATTACCAAAGCAATAGAAGACGCGTTGATATCGCCATTGTTGAATACAACCGACGTAAGCGGAGCTAAAAAAGTANTGTTGAGTTTGTATTGTTCNCACGAAAANGCGATACGAATGGAAGAAATTACACAAATTCACGAATTTATGGCAAAAGTNGGCTCCGATATTGAAGTGATTTGGGGCGCTGCGTTTGACGATTCGCTTGAAGATCAAGTAAAAGTAACGTTGATTGCTACCGGATTTGATGTNAAAGACATTCCAGGAATGCCACTTTCNATTCTGAAAAAAACAGAATCAGAAGAAGAAATGACTGATGAAGACGATGNTGAAACCGAAAATGAACCAACAGAAGAAGAAATGGCAAAAAATGCGGAAATAAACAAAGCGATGGGAGAATTGTACGGAGAAGATGTTGTGAAAAAAGAGAACANCGAACCGGAATTACCTATGGAAGATTTATTCTCAGTAAATGAAGAAAAGAAAGACGACGGACTTCCTGTTGTGGATATTTTCGATTTGGAAGATGAAGAAAACTTGAAAAATATCGAAAAAATTCCTACGTGGAAGCGATTTATGAAGAAATAA
- a CDS encoding conserved hypothetical protein (Evidence 4 : Unknown function but conserved in other organisms), giving the protein MKEKIFEQINADIKTAMLAREKVTLEALRGIKKEFLEAKTAKGGDGLLHDEQAVKIMQKMVKQRKETAEIYTQQNRPDLAETELAEAAVIEKYLPAQMGDAELEKIITEIIAQVGATGPQDMGKVMGVATKQLAGKAEGKVISEKVKALLAK; this is encoded by the coding sequence ATGAAAGAAAAAATATTTGAACAAATCAATGCCGACATAAAAACAGCAATGTTGGCACGCGAAAAAGTAACATTGGAAGCATTGCGCGGCATAAAAAAAGAGTTTTTGGAAGCCAAAACAGCCAAAGGCGGCGATGGATTATTACACGATGAACAAGCCGTGAAAATTATGCAGAAAATGGTGAAACAACGCAAAGAAACTGCCGAAATCTACACGCAGCAAAATCGTCCGGACTTAGCTGAAACTGAATTGGCGGAAGCTGCCGTGATAGAAAAATACTTACCCGCACAAATGGGTGATGCCGAACTGGAAAAAATAATTACAGAAATTATTGCGCAAGTTGGCGCAACCGGACCGCAAGATATGGGAAAAGTAATGGGAGTCGCCACCAAACAACTTGCCGGAAAAGCGGAAGGAAAAGTAATTTCCGAAAAAGTAAAAGCGTTGTTGGCGAAATGA
- a CDS encoding PpiC-type peptidyl-prolyl cis-trans isomerase, whose translation MATLQKIRNRGVLLALMIGGALFLFVIGDFLNSGSSWFHQSKEVVADIAGEKIKYNQYQAAIEQLTNVYKIETGQKEMNEEMTAQIRKSVWDNFVNEKILNEEAAKIGLSVSKDELTDRLIGKNIHPLIMQRRAFADERGQFSHAALMQFYNAVFNNPKAQTEEAKQQLQEYKNYWLFWEKAVKNAILQEKYVALITKTIGSNNIEAKFNFDARKETGDVSYVLQPYFAVSDSALQVTDAELKARYEKDKELFKQEANRSINYVVFEVAPLAEDFKKAEEWIKKVSEEFKTTDDVEGLVNSESDISYDGRNYSMQTVPANLKDFAFGNSTGAIFGPVFQNNTYTMAKIMQAGIMESDSVKLSHIVVANDKTADSIMTVLKSGANFAETAKKHSLVQQTAANGGDIGWVSINAAGKEISDEVAAKSVGGIFKISSPQGVQIFEITGKSPARKKVKLAILERKVTPSDQSQAKIYNEAKQFAAASKNSESFEKNAKEKGYVVHPAANVQESADRINMIPQSRQVVRWAFQNDQGDVSDVIECGNANFVVATVSQINPKGYQSLAQVTPQLKAEIIKDKKAELISKNLSDLLTKNPALDALATAISSQIKVAPAINFNSFQFGDAGFEPYIIGKASVTPAGKISVPLKGNAGVYVILPAAKQTDTAPFNAKMEIAQMDSRTSYSLPYLIMEKLKEKYEITDNRINFY comes from the coding sequence ATGGCAACATTACAAAAGATTAGAAACAGAGGAGTTCTATTGGCATTAATGATTGGAGGAGCTTTATTTTTATTTGTTATTGGAGACTTTTTAAATTCCGGCTCCAGTTGGTTTCATCAATCCAAAGAAGTAGTAGCTGATATCGCCGGCGAGAAAATTAAATACAACCAATATCAAGCTGCAATAGAACAACTTACAAATGTTTACAAAATTGAAACAGGTCAAAAAGAAATGAATGAAGAAATGACCGCTCAAATACGTAAATCGGTATGGGATAACTTTGTGAACGAAAAAATATTAAACGAGGAAGCCGCAAAAATAGGATTGAGTGTTAGTAAAGATGAACTCACCGATCGTCTTATCGGTAAAAACATTCACCCGCTCATTATGCAGCGCCGCGCCTTTGCCGATGAAAGAGGTCAATTCAGCCACGCCGCATTAATGCAATTTTACAACGCTGTTTTTAATAATCCTAAAGCGCAAACCGAAGAAGCCAAACAACAACTTCAGGAATATAAAAATTATTGGCTTTTTTGGGAAAAAGCAGTTAAAAATGCTATTCTGCAAGAAAAATACGTTGCGCTTATAACCAAAACTATCGGTTCTAATAATATCGAAGCAAAATTCAACTTTGACGCGCGCAAAGAAACGGGCGACGTAAGTTATGTGCTTCAACCATATTTTGCAGTATCAGATTCTGCTTTACAAGTAACCGACGCCGAATTGAAAGCGCGTTATGAAAAAGACAAAGAACTTTTCAAACAAGAAGCAAATCGTTCTATCAATTATGTAGTTTTTGAAGTTGCTCCACTTGCAGAAGACTTCAAAAAAGCAGAAGAATGGATAAAAAAAGTAAGCGAAGAATTTAAAACCACCGATGATGTAGAAGGATTGGTAAATTCAGAATCAGATATTTCCTACGATGGTCGTAACTATTCAATGCAAACTGTTCCTGCAAATTTGAAAGATTTTGCTTTTGGTAATTCTACAGGAGCAATTTTTGGTCCTGTTTTCCAAAATAACACTTATACAATGGCTAAAATAATGCAAGCAGGCATTATGGAATCCGACTCGGTAAAATTAAGTCACATTGTGGTTGCCAATGATAAAACCGCAGATAGTATTATGACGGTACTCAAAAGCGGAGCAAATTTTGCAGAAACCGCAAAAAAACATTCGCTTGTACAACAAACTGCCGCTAATGGAGGAGATATAGGATGGGTAAGTATTAACGCCGCGGGGAAAGAAATCTCGGATGAAGTTGCAGCTAAAAGCGTAGGCGGAATTTTTAAAATCAGTTCTCCACAAGGTGTTCAGATTTTTGAAATTACCGGTAAATCTCCTGCTCGCAAAAAAGTAAAATTGGCTATTTTAGAACGTAAAGTTACACCGAGCGATCAATCTCAAGCTAAAATTTACAACGAAGCCAAACAATTTGCAGCCGCCAGCAAAAATTCTGAAAGTTTTGAAAAAAATGCCAAAGAGAAAGGATACGTGGTACATCCTGCCGCTAACGTACAAGAAAGCGCCGACCGCATAAATATGATTCCACAATCACGCCAGGTAGTGCGTTGGGCGTTTCAAAACGATCAAGGAGATGTTTCTGACGTAATTGAATGTGGTAATGCCAATTTTGTAGTAGCAACCGTTTCTCAAATAAATCCGAAGGGATATCAAAGTTTAGCGCAAGTTACTCCACAGTTGAAAGCTGAAATTATTAAGGACAAGAAAGCTGAATTAATTTCTAAAAATTTGTCAGATTTATTGACTAAAAATCCTGCTTTGGACGCTTTAGCTACAGCCATCAGTTCTCAAATAAAAGTAGCTCCGGCGATAAATTTCAATAGTTTCCAATTTGGTGATGCCGGTTTTGAGCCATACATCATAGGAAAAGCATCCGTAACTCCTGCCGGAAAAATTTCAGTTCCGCTCAAAGGAAATGCCGGTGTGTATGTAATTCTTCCCGCTGCAAAACAAACAGATACAGCTCCATTTAATGCAAAAATGGAAATTGCACAAATGGATTCACGCACATCATATTCATTACCTTACCTTATTATGGAAAAACTTAAAGAAAAATACGAAATTACAGATAATCGTATCAATTTCTACTAA
- a CDS encoding conserved membrane hypothetical protein (Evidence 4 : Unknown function but conserved in other organisms), whose protein sequence is MQLQKQSQNIASTILDIFYTNEKQFVSTMLVGSYISLAAYGLLFSTLFYDWTESLGSIYVSIFLQVLIATVIILITSRFLPKALFKINSNLWLRLFSPVLLLFYIVLYPIAWIGSSLSLSILKTLKVDIPETTEENIFSKINIDYLLQDSAENKESLKEIEKDVKIFKNALDFSAVKLRDCLIPRTEIVSLEHNAPVNTLKQTFIETGLSKIVIYKADIDNIVGYIHASEMFEHQKDWVKYIKQIPIVPENMAAQKLMKIFMQQKKSIAVVVDEFGGTAGIVTLEDIMEQIFGDIEDEHDVKEYKAEKVGENEYLFEGRLEVEEANRIFDLSIPVSDEYTTIAGYVLHAHQHFPKLNEVIRIDKYTFKCVKVTNNRIELVKMQVNS, encoded by the coding sequence ATGCAATTGCAGAAGCAAAGTCAAAATATCGCTTCCACCATTTTGGATATTTTTTATACCAACGAAAAACAATTTGTATCCACAATGCTGGTTGGAAGCTACATTAGCTTAGCTGCTTACGGATTGCTTTTCAGCACATTGTTTTATGATTGGACAGAATCTCTCGGAAGTATTTATGTAAGTATTTTTCTTCAGGTTTTAATTGCCACCGTTATTATTCTTATAACCAGCCGTTTTTTACCTAAAGCCCTGTTTAAAATCAATTCCAATCTTTGGCTGCGGTTGTTTTCTCCTGTTTTATTGCTGTTTTACATCGTTTTATATCCTATAGCTTGGATTGGCTCTTCCCTATCGTTAAGCATATTGAAAACACTTAAAGTAGATATTCCTGAAACTACCGAAGAAAATATTTTTTCCAAAATAAATATTGATTACCTGTTGCAAGACAGCGCGGAAAACAAAGAATCGTTGAAAGAGATAGAGAAAGACGTGAAAATTTTCAAAAACGCCCTGGATTTTTCTGCCGTAAAATTGAGAGACTGTTTAATTCCGCGAACGGAAATTGTTTCACTTGAACATAATGCGCCTGTAAATACATTAAAACAAACATTTATTGAAACGGGACTATCAAAAATTGTGATTTACAAGGCAGATATTGACAATATTGTGGGTTACATACACGCCTCCGAAATGTTTGAACATCAAAAAGATTGGGTAAAATACATCAAACAAATTCCGATTGTGCCGGAAAACATGGCTGCTCAAAAGTTGATGAAAATTTTTATGCAACAAAAGAAAAGCATTGCGGTAGTAGTGGATGAATTTGGAGGAACTGCCGGAATTGTTACACTGGAAGATATTATGGAGCAAATTTTTGGAGATATTGAAGATGAACACGATGTAAAAGAATATAAAGCAGAAAAAGTTGGAGAAAACGAATATCTGTTTGAAGGGCGTTTGGAAGTGGAAGAAGCAAACCGGATATTTGATTTATCTATTCCTGTTTCTGATGAATACACCACCATTGCAGGTTATGTATTGCATGCACATCAGCATTTTCCAAAACTAAACGAAGTTATTCGTATTGACAAATATACTTTTAAATGTGTAAAAGTTACCAATAACCGCATAGAATTGGTAAAAATGCAGGTAAATTCATAG
- a CDS encoding Sortase-like acyltransferase: MNIKFKEIEEQDLLEVKKTYDWYILNSTATFHTEPIQIDQLKEFIYINHPLYKSYLIFENDKIAGYCLLTNYKKRQAYNRTAEVTIYLRPEFCGKGIGKFILNYLEEIAKKKGLKNLIGIISGDNVESISLFEKSGYEKCAHFKNMGEKFNKILDVVAYQKEI, encoded by the coding sequence ATGAATATAAAATTCAAGGAAATAGAAGAACAGGATTTACTTGAAGTAAAGAAAACATACGATTGGTATATCTTAAATTCTACCGCAACATTCCATACAGAGCCTATTCAAATTGACCAGTTAAAGGAGTTTATTTACATTAACCATCCTTTATATAAATCTTATTTAATATTTGAAAACGATAAAATTGCTGGTTACTGTCTTTTGACCAACTACAAAAAGCGTCAAGCGTATAATCGAACTGCCGAAGTAACCATTTATTTAAGACCTGAATTTTGCGGAAAAGGTATTGGCAAATTCATTCTCAATTACTTGGAAGAAATAGCAAAGAAAAAAGGGTTGAAAAATTTGATTGGAATAATTTCAGGCGATAATGTTGAGAGTATTTCACTTTTTGAAAAATCGGGATATGAAAAATGTGCCCATTTTAAAAATATGGGTGAAAAGTTCAACAAGATACTTGATGTGGTTGCGTATCAAAAAGAAATATAA
- a CDS encoding Cell division protein FtsQ, producing MKNWLKYILLMLGITLCLXYAGYSLXQSKNLEDEKICKGIEINIHDIQNKTLITEEEITDFLNEKKLIPTGQFYRKIKTKKIEDYIEKHPMVRSAECYKMPDGKLRIDIEQRSPVLQILSDENYYVDDQRKIMPVSQSFVAYVPLATGRINHNLATGKLYDFAQYXSKDNFWNNQIXQIYVNDSMKVFLVPRVGDHTIVFGNFDRYEKKLEKLKKLYLYGLNKIGWNKYKTIDVQYKDQVVCTKR from the coding sequence ATGAAAAACTGGCTTAAATATATTTTATTAATGCTGGGTATAACTCTTTGTTTAAGNTATGCGGGGTATAGTCTGNTACAAAGCAAAAATTTGGAAGATGAAAAAATATGCAAAGGAATAGAAATCAATATCCACGACATACAAAATAAAACCTTGATAACGGAAGAAGAAATAACGGATTTCCTTAATGAAAAAAAATTAATTCCTACCGGACAATTTTATCGGAAAATAAAGACAAAAAAAATTGAAGATTATATTGAAAAACATCCTATGGTGCGCAGCGCCGAATGTTACAAGATGCCTGACGGAAAATTGAGGATAGATATTGAACAACGTTCACCCGTTTTGCAAATATTAAGTGATGAGAATTATTACGTGGACGACCAACGGAAAATAATGCCTGTTTCGCAAAGTTTTGTCGCTTACGTTCCTCTTGCTACAGGAAGAATCAACCATAATCTGGCAACAGGAAAACTCTATGATTTTGCACAATACATNAGTAAAGATAATTTTTGGAATAATCAAATAGNCCAAATTTATGTAAACGACAGCATGAAAGTGTTTTTAGTACCACGCGTAGGAGATCATACCATCGTTTTCGGCAATTTTGACAGGTACGAAAAAAAATTGGAAAAGCTAAAAAAATTGTATCTTTACGGTTTGAATAAAATCGGGTGGAATAAATATAAAACCATTGATGTACAATACAAAGACCAAGTAGTATGTACCAAAAGATAA
- a CDS encoding hypothetical protein (Evidence 5 : Unknown function), whose amino-acid sequence MVDNEGNSIKIKFKVELLFFNLLNVFIFVQKNKLPKFKLL is encoded by the coding sequence GTGGTAGATAACGAAGGAAATTCAATAAAAATAAAGTTTAAGGTAGAATTATTATTTTTTAATTTGTTAAATGTATTTATATTTGTACAAAAAAATAAATTACCAAAATTTAAATTATTATGA
- a CDS encoding Cell division protein FtsA — translation MGKKNTIQKTIVHFDLGGSKISAIAGIVEENGALTILGEEKRESDDIKSGVIEKVTNVAYKISELSKLLQNSLRIEPVQTVSISVNPKSMKQVFKTVNRPIERIITQDFXNKLKTEIKAGXNSXKIYVXXIQELEYFIDGRPTENPVGQKGSNLRIDYRIVTGNIQVQESIERCFDRTGIAVDYIHLGTDALATTVLEDEDKENGCALISFGATTTTLAIYNEGKLQDILIVPFGGLNITKDIQELGIRFEYAELLKCKKGCAMESLITENVNIKAPAEDPDKAPVLISTSFLATIIEARLSEIMEPIFDIINQITYRLQNGIVITGGGSKLKNLKEFITEKTGFQVREGNHTEWLSENTPEIFFQPEYAQAIGAMLLTNDLNLEKKANEAAAXEPKIKRKILGKIADKFNKGMGDLFAYDEIEEEKNNQ, via the coding sequence ATGGGGAAGAAAAATACGATACAAAAAACCATTGTTCATTTTGACCTCGGAGGTTCAAAAATTTCNGCAATAGCCGGTATTGTGGAAGAAAACGGTGCGTTAACTATATTGGGAGAAGAAAAACGTGAAAGCGACGATATAAAAAGTGGTGTGATAGAAAAGGTTACCAACGTAGCTTATAAAATTAGTGAACTTTCCAAACTACTTCAAAATTCATTGCGAATTGAACCTGTGCAAACCGTAAGTATCAGTGTCAATCCAAAATCAATGAAACAGGTTTTTAAAACGGTAAATCGTCCTATTGAAAGAATAATTACACAAGATTTTNTGAATAAATTAAAAACAGAAATAAAAGCCGGAATNAATTCAGANAAAATATATGTGNATGANATTCAAGAACTTGAATATTTTATAGATGGAAGACCAACCGAAAATCCTGTGGGACAAAAAGGTTCTAATCTGCGAATAGATTATCGCATCGTTACGGGAAATATTCAGGTACAGGAATCCATTGAACGTTGTTTTGACCGCACCGGAATTGCTGTGGATTACATTCATTTAGGTACAGATGCGTTAGCCACAACAGTATTGGAAGATGAAGATAAAGAAAACGGTTGTGCGCTTATTTCTTTTGGAGCTACCACCACTACCCTTGCCATTTATAACGAAGGAAAATTGCAAGATATACTCATTGTTCCTTTTGGCGGATTAAACATTACCAAAGACATACAGGAATTAGGCATCCGATTTGAATACGCTGAATTGCTGAAATGCAAAAAAGGATGTGCAATGGAAAGTCTGATTACTGAAAATGTAAACATAAAAGCGCCTGCGGAAGATCCGGATAAAGCNCCCGTGTTGATTTCCACATCTTTTTTGGCAACCATTATAGAAGCCCGCTTAAGTGAAATAATGGAACCTATTTTCGATATCATCAATCAAATCACCTATCGTTTGCAAAACGGAATTGTAATCACCGGCGGCGGCTCCAAACTTAAAAATCTGAAAGAATTCATTACCGAAAAAACCGGTTTCCAAGTGCGAGAAGGAAATCATACCGAATGGCTCTCGGAAAATACACCTGAAATATTCTTTCAACCGGAATATGCACAAGCCATTGGTGCAATGCTGCTTACAAATGATTTAAATTTAGAGAAAAAAGCGAATGAAGCAGCTGCAATNGAGCCCAAAATTAAAAGAAAAATTCTTGGAAAAATTGCCGATAAATTCAACAAAGGAATGGGCGATTTATTCGCTTACGATGAAATAGAAGAAGAAAAGAACAATCAATAA
- a CDS encoding conserved hypothetical protein (Evidence 4 : Unknown function but conserved in other organisms): MNKNNMIPVNEFCEIHQIEASFIHSVYESGLIELITIEKTYYIPHDEIKELESIVHLCNDMDVNLEGAEIIRHLLKKINNMHEEIIKLKNRLDFFEG, encoded by the coding sequence ATGAATAAAAATAATATGATACCGGTGAATGAATTTTGTGAGATACACCAGATTGAAGCATCTTTCATTCATTCCGTTTATGAATCCGGTTTGATTGAACTAATCACCATCGAAAAAACTTACTATATTCCCCACGATGAAATAAAAGAATTAGAAAGCATTGTGCATCTTTGCAACGATATGGATGTGAATTTGGAAGGAGCTGAAATTATACGGCATTTACTGAAAAAAATAAACAATATGCACGAGGAGATAATTAAGCTGAAAAACAGATTGGATTTCTTTGAAGGATAA
- a CDS encoding DnaJ domain protein translates to MYIDYYKVLGIDKNASQDDIKKAYRKLARKYHPDVNPNDNEAKRRFQEINEANEVLSDSEKRKKYDQYGENWKHAEEFEKQKQYQQQYSGRTQSGGQYQYYDDGFGGADFDAGGFSDFFEQLFGQARHSGSSRTRTTKFRGQDFNAELHLSLTDVYETKKHTITVNGKNIRLTIPAGVENGQTIKITGHGGQGVNNGPNGDLYITFVLNNNTKFKRLGNDLYTVADIDLYTAVLGGEIIIDTMSGKVKLKVAEGTQNGTKVKLKGKGFPIYKQEGKFGDLYVTYNVKIPSKLTAKQKELFTELSKS, encoded by the coding sequence ATGTACATTGATTATTACAAAGTTTTAGGAATTGACAAAAATGCTTCACAGGACGATATTAAAAAAGCGTATCGAAAATTGGCACGCAAATATCACCCGGACGTAAACCCTAACGACAACGAAGCGAAACGTCGTTTTCAGGAAATTAACGAAGCCAATGAAGTGCTCAGCGACTCTGAAAAACGTAAAAAATATGACCAATATGGCGAAAACTGGAAACACGCCGAAGAATTTGAAAAACAAAAACAATATCAACAACAATACAGCGGAAGGACTCAAAGCGGTGGTCAATATCAGTATTACGACGACGGATTCGGCGGCGCTGATTTTGATGCGGGCGGTTTTTCGGATTTTTTCGAACAATTGTTCGGACAAGCAAGACACAGTGGAAGCAGCAGAACCCGCACTACTAAATTTCGCGGGCAGGATTTTAATGCCGAACTACATTTGAGTCTTACCGATGTATACGAAACAAAGAAACATACTATTACTGTAAACGGCAAAAATATACGTCTTACCATTCCTGCCGGAGTGGAAAACGGTCAAACTATCAAAATTACGGGGCACGGAGGACAAGGCGTAAACAACGGACCGAACGGAGATTTATACATTACTTTTGTACTCAATAATAATACAAAATTTAAGCGTCTCGGCAATGATTTATACACTGTCGCCGATATTGATTTATATACGGCTGTTCTTGGCGGCGAAATAATTATCGACACAATGAGCGGGAAGGTAAAACTAAAAGTAGCTGAAGGCACACAAAATGGTACAAAAGTGAAACTCAAAGGGAAAGGATTTCCTATTTATAAACAGGAAGGAAAGTTCGGCGATTTATATGTTACTTACAATGTGAAAATTCCGAGCAAATTAACCGCAAAACAAAAAGAACTGTTTACCGAATTGTCAAAATCCTAA
- a CDS encoding hypothetical protein (Evidence 5 : Unknown function), whose translation MFKSKINKNFYENSFNILIKLMEKNEFVVSLQYQHSLQKNWI comes from the coding sequence ATGTTTAAATCAAAAATCAATAAAAATTTTTATGAAAACTCATTTAATATTTTAATCAAACTTATGGAAAAAAATGAATTTGTTGTATCTTTGCAATATCAACATTCATTACAAAAAAATTGGATATAG
- a CDS encoding conserved hypothetical protein (Evidence 4 : Unknown function but conserved in other organisms) produces MKTKLLFIVIVFSAYLIGCKKNDIPKLTTLTVSDSTFTSVVCGGDISSDGGSDIIAKGVCWSNNDNPTINDNKTIDGSGKSKFESYVNNLKLETKYYIRAYAINSVGIGYGNILSFETMKTTVTDIDGNVYKVIKIGRQVWMAENLKTTKYNDGTSINLTSSGSEWLSQMNGAYCWAQDDFYYKNTYGAYYNWYAVNSGKLAPNGWHIPTETEWKTLQSYLGGESIAGGKLKESGTLHWYYPNLGATNESGFNALPAGYRSKSNGSHPAMGEGAIFWSSTGSFDSYGRVAMNYFSSILDYSTESGIFGFNVRCIKN; encoded by the coding sequence ATGAAAACTAAATTATTATTTATTGTCATCGTTTTTTCAGCATATTTAATTGGTTGTAAAAAGAATGATATTCCTAAATTGACAACATTAACCGTTTCTGACTCAACTTTTACATCTGTTGTTTGCGGTGGTGATATTTCTTCTGATGGAGGAAGTGATATCATCGCAAAAGGAGTATGTTGGAGCAATAATGACAATCCAACAATAAACGATAATAAAACTATTGATGGAAGTGGAAAAAGTAAATTTGAAAGTTATGTAAACAATCTAAAACTAGAAACTAAATATTATATAAGAGCATATGCAATTAATAGTGTAGGAATAGGATATGGCAATATCTTATCGTTCGAAACAATGAAGACAACCGTAACAGATATTGATGGAAATGTTTACAAAGTAATAAAAATTGGAAGACAAGTATGGATGGCTGAAAACCTAAAAACCACGAAATATAATGATGGTACTTCTATAAATCTCACTTCAAGTGGTAGTGAATGGCTTTCTCAAATGAATGGAGCTTATTGCTGGGCACAAGACGATTTTTACTATAAAAATACTTATGGAGCATACTATAACTGGTATGCGGTGAATTCAGGCAAACTTGCTCCTAACGGCTGGCACATTCCAACTGAAACAGAATGGAAAACCCTTCAAAGTTATTTAGGAGGTGAATCAATAGCTGGTGGTAAATTAAAAGAATCAGGTACATTACATTGGTACTATCCCAATTTAGGAGCCACAAATGAAAGTGGATTTAACGCATTACCAGCAGGTTACAGAAGTAAATCTAACGGGAGTCACCCTGCAATGGGTGAAGGTGCCATTTTTTGGTCTTCAACGGGTAGTTTTGATAGTTATGGTAGAGTAGCAATGAATTATTTTTCCTCGATATTAGATTATTCTACAGAAAGTGGAATTTTTGGTTTTAATGTAAGATGTATTAAGAACTAA